In Candidatus Alcyoniella australis, the sequence GGGGCTGTCGATAAGCTACAATATTATTAAACAACATCAGGGAGAGCTGACCGTAGAAAGCTTGCCTGGTCAGTACACGCGGTTCCAAATCTGGTTGCCTGCAGCGTTAAAAGCGCAGGACAACGCAACGGAATAAGTTCTTCAAGCTGGGGTGGGGATAAATCATGGCACGCGTACTTGTTGTAGACGACGAGCAAAACATCCGAATGGCGTTCAGCGAACTGCTGAGGCGCGATGGCCACGAGGTCTACGACGCTGGGGATGTCAAGGGGGCGTTTGCCCTGCTCAACCAGTACAAGTTCGACGTGGCCTTGCTCGACATCCACATCGACGAACGCCAGAGCGGGCTGGATCTGCTGGCCGCGATTAAGGACAACCACAGCGACGTCGAAGTGATCATGGTCACGGGCAAGCCGATGGCGAGCAACGTTTACCAGGCGCTGTGCGAGGGAATCTTCGTCTTCCTCGTCAAGCCGGTGATGGCCAACGAGCTGCGCGAGGTCGTGCGCAGCGCGGCCAACCCAAAGGCGATCAAGACCTCCGAGAAAACGCCCTCTGAAATTTAGCCTGGAATATTCAAGGGGCTCATACTGCGGCTCACAATAAGCTCGCAATAAATTGATCGTCGCGGCAAAGCTCGTTGAACCGCGAGCTTACTGCGCTCGAAATTTTCCAGCAGATCCAAGCCGGCCTGCTGACGAATCATCATCAATGATCCCGGTAGATTCTAACTCGGTGTGTCGTTGACTCACTTTTAACGATGTGAAAACATCCGGCCGGTAGCAAAAGCGGCGTAGCGCGGCTGCGCCGGCCGGAAGGAATCACACGATGCGTAACAGCTTAACCAAGGCGATTTTCGCACTGGCCCTGGTGCTTGGCCTGATCTTTTTCATCGGCGCCGCCTGCCCCACGGGCGTTGAAGAGGATGAGGACGAAGACGATCAGGAGCCGGTCGAGCGCGGACCGAGGCTGATCGACAACAGCGACGGCACGGTCTCGGACCTGGATCAAGGCTTGATGTGGCAGACCTCCGGCTCCAGCGAACAGCAGGCATGGTGGGTGGCCAACGAATATTGCGGCACGCTCAACAGTGTGGGGTACGCCGGATACAGCGACTGGCGTCTGCCGGACATCACCCAGCTGCGCACGCTGGTCGACGGCTGCGAGACCACCGGCGAGAGCGGAACCTGCGGTGTGGACGCGGACTGCCTGGATCGCGATGCGTGCTTTAACGCCGATTGCTACGGCTGCCGCCAATACGAGGGCCCCTCGGGCTGTTACTGGAACGAGCTGTTTGTGGGCCAGGACTGCGGGATGTATTGGTCGTCCTCCATCGAGCAGGGGAGCGAGCGCGCCTGGGGGCTGGACTTCTCCAACGCCTCGCTGGTCGACGAGCAGGGGACGCTGCCGGCCAACACGCGTTGCGTGCGGCCGCAGTACGCGCCGCTGATCGACAACGGCGATGGCACGGCCAGCGATCCGGTGAGCAAACTGACTTGGCAGAACACGCCCTCCAAGTTCGCCTGGGACTACGACGACGCGTTGATCTACTGCCAGGAGCTGACCCTGGCAGAGCACAAAGATTGGCGACTGCCCCAAATCGACGAGCTGCGTTCGCTGGTGCGCGGCTGCCCGCAGACCGAGCGCGGCGGACGTTGCGACGTTACTCCCGAGTGCCTGCTCAACGCCTGCTACGATGATAATTGCAAGGGCTGCACCGACGATGAGGGCCCGCGCTACGACGCGCTGTTGACCAACCGCGAGTACGCGCCGAACCATAACTACATCTCGGCCACGTTCCACCCCTCCGAGGGCCGCGCCGACGACCAGTGCGCTTGGTACGTTGATTTCAATTACGGCCGCGTGGCCTGCCTGTATAACAACGCCCAGGCCGAGGTGCGCTGCGTGCGCGACCGCTGATCCGGGACTGGGGTAAATGATGACAATATTTGAGTAAACGCGAGCAGGGCCGGCTCAAAGCCGCCTCGGCGAGCCTACACACAAAGATCGTTTTTACGATCTTTACTCCACCTCACGAATCTTCCGACGCGGGGTGGATCAATGTATTACGACCATAGATGTTCGCGAGCCTTGCCCCCGGCTCAAAGCCGGGCGCGGGGAGGGTCGTTGCATTACGACCAGCGTTCTACGCGAGCAATTAAAAGATGTAGCGCCGGGTGGAGATGTTCATCAGCAGCCCCACGGCGATCATCATCACGATCAGGTTGGTGCGGCCGAAGCTGAAAAACGGCAGGGTCACGCCGACCACCGGCAGCACGCCCAGGGTCATGCCGATGTTGATGAACACGTGCCAGAACAGCCCCGCGGTCAGCCCCACGGCCAGGATTCGGCCGTAGCTGTCCTTGCTGCGCCAGACCACGACCAGACCCCAGGCGATCAGCAGGAAGAACAGCAGCAGCACGAAAATGCTGCCGGCGAATCCCCATTCCTCGGCGATCACCGAGAACACAAAGTCGGTATGGTGCTCGGGCAGGAAGCGCAGCCTGCTCTGCGTGCCGTGCATATAGCCCTTGCCCAGCCAGCGTCCGGAGCCGATAGCGATCAGCGACTGCTGGATATGGTACCCCGCGCCCTGGGGATCGGACTGCGGGTTGATCAGGGTGGTGATTCGCAATTTTTGGTAGTCCTTGAGCACCCACAACCAGATCGCGGGCAGCACCAGCAGGGCCGAGATCCCCAGGCCGAGCAGCGTCTTCCAGTGCACCCGCGCGTAAAGCAGCACGGTCGTGCCCACCAGTCCGATGATGATCGCCGTGCCCAAGTCGGGCTGGGCCATGATCAACAGCATCGGCAAGGCGATGATCGCCATCGGCGCCAACAGCTCCTTGAAGGTGTAGGGCCGGTATCTTTTATTTTGGGTAAACCACCGCGCGAGCATCAAGGGCACGGCGATCTTCATCAGCTCCGAGGGCTGCAACGTCATCGAGCCGTAGCCGATCCAGCGCGTGGCTCCCTTGCGCGTCTCGCCGAAAGCCAACACCAGGATCAGCAGCCCGATCATCCCCACGTAGATTCCCGGCGTGGCGACCTCGAAGTAGCGATAGTTCAGCGAGAAGGCCACGACCAGCAGGATTCCGCCGATGGCCAGCGCCATCAGTTGGCGTTCGACCAGCAGGTCGCCATCGCTCTCGTCCACGGACATCAGGTTGAAAATCCCGGCAACCAACAGCAGCGAGACCATGATCATCATCGGCCAATCGAAGTTAATCAGCATCCGCCGGTCGATGCGGCCGGTGAAGCGGCTGTCCGCGTGGCTGAAGCGCCTACGGCTCATGCCGGGGCTCCTGCTTGTCGAAGTAGGCTTCGAGCACTTTCTTGGCCAC encodes:
- a CDS encoding response regulator, whose product is MARVLVVDDEQNIRMAFSELLRRDGHEVYDAGDVKGAFALLNQYKFDVALLDIHIDERQSGLDLLAAIKDNHSDVEVIMVTGKPMASNVYQALCEGIFVFLVKPVMANELREVVRSAANPKAIKTSEKTPSEI
- a CDS encoding DUF1566 domain-containing protein, with translation MRNSLTKAIFALALVLGLIFFIGAACPTGVEEDEDEDDQEPVERGPRLIDNSDGTVSDLDQGLMWQTSGSSEQQAWWVANEYCGTLNSVGYAGYSDWRLPDITQLRTLVDGCETTGESGTCGVDADCLDRDACFNADCYGCRQYEGPSGCYWNELFVGQDCGMYWSSSIEQGSERAWGLDFSNASLVDEQGTLPANTRCVRPQYAPLIDNGDGTASDPVSKLTWQNTPSKFAWDYDDALIYCQELTLAEHKDWRLPQIDELRSLVRGCPQTERGGRCDVTPECLLNACYDDNCKGCTDDEGPRYDALLTNREYAPNHNYISATFHPSEGRADDQCAWYVDFNYGRVACLYNNAQAEVRCVRDR
- the rodA gene encoding rod shape-determining protein RodA translates to MSRRRFSHADSRFTGRIDRRMLINFDWPMMIMVSLLLVAGIFNLMSVDESDGDLLVERQLMALAIGGILLVVAFSLNYRYFEVATPGIYVGMIGLLILVLAFGETRKGATRWIGYGSMTLQPSELMKIAVPLMLARWFTQNKRYRPYTFKELLAPMAIIALPMLLIMAQPDLGTAIIIGLVGTTVLLYARVHWKTLLGLGISALLVLPAIWLWVLKDYQKLRITTLINPQSDPQGAGYHIQQSLIAIGSGRWLGKGYMHGTQSRLRFLPEHHTDFVFSVIAEEWGFAGSIFVLLLFFLLIAWGLVVVWRSKDSYGRILAVGLTAGLFWHVFINIGMTLGVLPVVGVTLPFFSFGRTNLIVMMIAVGLLMNISTRRYIF